The proteins below come from a single Marinobacter bohaiensis genomic window:
- the astB gene encoding N-succinylarginine dihydrolase, with translation MTQHATEANFDGLVGPTHNYAGLSWGNVASKSNVSAVSNPKEAALQGLAKMKALADRGFVQGILPPHERPHIPTLRKLGYSGSDADVLAAAAKDNPVVLAAASSASCMWTANAATVSPSADTADHRVHFTPANLNAKFHRSIEHEVTGRALKSMFSDDAYFAHHPALPAVSQFGDEGAANHTRLCGAYGDPGVELFVFGQSAFDETAPAPQRFPARQTLEASRAIARLHGLSDAHSVFAQQNPHAIDAGVFHNDVIAVGNGNVLFYHDMAFLNEDQVLTDVRARLKGTELQPVRVSSDEVPIADAVSSYLFNSQLLTRQDGSMLLAVPGECREIESVSRYLDKLVAQGGPIAAVEVFDVKQSMRNGGGPACLRLRVVLTDDELKAMHDGVLMNDALYERLCTWVEGHYRSELTQADLADPMLLDESRHALDELTGILGLGSIYDFQR, from the coding sequence ATGACCCAACACGCCACAGAAGCGAATTTCGACGGTCTGGTTGGACCGACCCACAACTACGCGGGCCTGTCCTGGGGGAACGTGGCCTCCAAGTCCAACGTCAGCGCGGTCTCCAACCCCAAGGAAGCGGCCCTGCAGGGCCTGGCCAAGATGAAGGCCCTGGCCGACCGGGGATTTGTGCAGGGCATCCTGCCGCCCCACGAGCGCCCGCACATTCCCACGCTGCGCAAGCTGGGTTACAGCGGCAGCGACGCGGACGTGCTGGCGGCCGCCGCCAAAGACAATCCGGTGGTGCTGGCGGCGGCGTCCTCCGCCTCCTGCATGTGGACGGCCAACGCGGCGACGGTGTCTCCCAGCGCCGATACCGCGGATCACCGGGTGCATTTCACCCCGGCCAACCTGAACGCCAAGTTCCACCGCTCCATCGAGCACGAGGTGACCGGTAGGGCGTTGAAGTCCATGTTCTCCGACGACGCCTACTTCGCCCACCATCCGGCCCTGCCGGCGGTGAGCCAGTTCGGCGACGAAGGTGCGGCCAACCACACCCGCCTGTGCGGCGCCTATGGCGACCCCGGGGTGGAGCTGTTCGTGTTCGGGCAGTCGGCGTTTGATGAGACCGCGCCGGCGCCCCAGCGCTTCCCGGCGCGCCAGACCCTGGAGGCGTCCCGCGCCATTGCCCGACTGCACGGGCTGAGCGACGCCCACTCGGTCTTTGCCCAGCAGAATCCGCACGCCATCGACGCCGGCGTGTTCCACAACGACGTGATCGCGGTGGGCAACGGCAACGTTCTGTTCTACCACGACATGGCGTTCCTCAATGAAGACCAGGTCCTGACCGACGTGCGGGCTCGCCTGAAGGGCACCGAACTGCAGCCGGTGCGGGTCAGCTCCGATGAGGTGCCGATTGCCGATGCGGTCAGTTCCTACCTGTTCAACAGCCAGCTGCTGACCCGCCAGGACGGTTCCATGCTGCTGGCGGTGCCGGGCGAATGCCGCGAGATCGAGTCGGTGAGCCGCTATCTGGACAAGCTGGTGGCCCAGGGCGGGCCCATCGCCGCGGTGGAGGTGTTCGACGTCAAGCAGTCGATGCGCAACGGCGGCGGGCCCGCGTGCCTGCGTCTGCGCGTCGTGCTGACCGACGACGAGCTCAAGGCCATGCACGACGGCGTGCTGATGAACGACGCCCTCTACGAGCGCCTGTGCACCTGGGTGGAAGGCCATTACCGCAGCGAGCTGACCCAGGCGGATCTGGCCGACCCGATGCTGCTGGACGAGAGCCGGCATGCGCTGGACGAGCTGACCGGGATTCTGGGATTGGGCTCGATCTACGATTTCCAGCGGTAA
- a CDS encoding TetR/AcrR family transcriptional regulator: MSNLQERREREKQQRQLSILDAAETMFAEKGYDRTSMDDIARTASLSRALLYVYFKDKAAIQRGIMLRAAERLRERFRAALETGATGLDKIQAIGTAYYHFWQEEPDYFAALTKATTAMQEAEAEETQVMVGCEMETMQLMVQALDMGIADGSVDAQQVSDSFQTALYLRGALHGVIMMCQQEMGDDGPLATYPGDALIRHTMEMLLRSIKA, encoded by the coding sequence ATGAGCAACCTGCAGGAACGTCGGGAACGGGAAAAACAGCAACGTCAGTTATCGATTCTCGACGCGGCCGAAACCATGTTCGCGGAGAAAGGCTACGACCGCACCTCGATGGACGACATCGCGCGGACCGCCAGCCTCAGCCGCGCCCTGCTTTACGTCTATTTCAAGGACAAGGCGGCGATCCAGCGGGGCATCATGCTGCGTGCCGCCGAACGCTTGCGGGAACGCTTCCGGGCGGCGCTGGAGACGGGCGCCACCGGGCTGGACAAGATCCAGGCCATCGGCACAGCCTACTACCACTTCTGGCAGGAGGAGCCGGACTACTTTGCGGCGCTGACCAAGGCCACCACCGCCATGCAGGAGGCCGAGGCCGAGGAAACGCAGGTCATGGTCGGCTGCGAGATGGAAACCATGCAGTTGATGGTGCAGGCGCTGGATATGGGCATCGCCGACGGCAGCGTCGATGCGCAACAGGTCAGCGACAGTTTCCAGACCGCGCTCTATCTGCGCGGCGCGCTGCACGGGGTCATCATGATGTGCCAGCAGGAAATGGGCGACGACGGGCCGCTGGCGACCTACCCGGGCGACGCGCTGATCCGGCACACCATGGAGATGCTGCTGCGCTCCATCAAGGCATAG